A stretch of the Xiphophorus couchianus chromosome 15, X_couchianus-1.0, whole genome shotgun sequence genome encodes the following:
- the LOC114158306 gene encoding fibrinogen-like protein A, translating into MGLISFSLLSWSVGFTLCFPILLLPEAKADNLNTSTSRNGGGSQCGEYTNQLMEDGTCRLVATLPQLDERRCPDMFRCSDEVSYWLHENEERKQQIVALKETISELQEELRNHRHRIKVLELQSEEKRHLNISLEQRFHELEVHYAEASSLLHLQGTLILDLQNQLHNLTLLMDKVKRSSDCSINIVRPNHLQNTQEALHPEIQHVGNCPIDCASIYYNGVRRSGLYTVVPLLASMPVEVYCDMDTDGGGWTVIQRRVDGSVSFDRSWREYRDGFGDLHSEFWLGNNHIHELSTQGDYSLRIDLEDWSIQHKHALYQSFSVEDEEHQYRLHVSGFSGTVQDSFGWYHDKQHFSTPDTGNICAEISHGGWWYNQCFYANLNGVYYRGGHYTPKGRGSLGPDGIVWYSWKDSDYYSLRKVSMMIRPRSFHTRLSP; encoded by the exons ATGGGTTTGATCTCATTCAGCCTCCTCAGCTGGAGTGTGGGCTTCACTCTCTGCTTTCCCATCCTGCTGCTCCCAGAGGCCAAAGCAGACAACCTGAACACTTCAACTTCACGCAACGGCGGAGGTTCACAGTGTGGGGAGTACACAAACCAG CTGATGGAGGATGGGACGTGCCGGCTGGTGGCCACGCTGCCCCAGCTGGATGAGAGAAGATGCCCGGATATGTTCCGCTGCTCTGACGAGGTTTCTTACTGGCTGCACGAGAACGAGGAGAGGAAGCAGCAGATCGTGGCTCTGAAGGAAACCATCTccgagctgcaggaggaactcAGGAACCACCGGCATCGCATCAAAGTCCTCGAGCTGCAG AGTGAAGAGAAGCGCCACCTGAACATCTCTTTGGAGCAGCGTTTCCATGAGCTGGAGGTTCATTATGCTGAGGCCAGCTCTCTGCTGCATCTGCAGGGCACCCTCATCCTAGACCTGCAG AACCAGTTACATAATCTGACCCTTCTGATGGATAAAGTCAAAAGAAGCTCAGACTGTTCCATCAATATAGTTCGGCCCAATCATTTGCAGAATACTCAAGAAGCCCTGCATCCAG AGATCCAGCATGTGGGGAACTGTCCCATAGACTGTGCCTCCATCTACTATAACGGTGTGAGGAGATCAGGTCTCTACACCGTGGTGCCATTGCTGGCAAGCATGCCGGTGGAGGTTTACTGTGACATGGACACAGATG GTGGTGGCTGGACCGTGATCCAGCGGCGAGTTGATGGCTCTGTGAGCTTTGACCGCAGCTGGAGGGAATACAGAGATGGATTTGGTGACCTGCACTCAGAGTTTTGGTTGGGCAACAATCACATCCATGAACTGAGTACCCAGGGAGACTACAGCCTCCGCATAGACCTGGAAGATTGGAGCATCCAGCATAAACATGCCCTCTACCAGAGCTTCAG TGTGGAAGATGAGGAGCATCAGTACCGTCTCCATGTGTCAGGTTTCAGTGGCACAGTGCAGGACTCCTTCGGTTGGTACCATGACAAGCAGCACTTCAGTACTCCAGACACTGGCAACATCTGTGCTGAGATCTCTCACGGTGGCTGGTGGTACAACCAGTGCTTCTATGCCAACCTTAATGGAGTCTACTACAGG GGAGGCCATTACACTCCAAAAGGACGTGGCTCACTGGGTCCTGATGGGATTGTCTGGTACTCTTGGAAAGACTCGGATTATTACTCTCTACGCAAAGTCAGCATGATGATCCGACCACGCAGCTTCCACACACGTTTGTCACCCTGA